The following proteins are encoded in a genomic region of Xanthomonas cassavae CFBP 4642:
- a CDS encoding MATE family efflux transporter: MPKSAVLTEGPIGKNLLLFALPIMAGNIAQSLNGSVNAIWIGRYLGEEALTAAANANSIMFFLIGSVFGIGMASTILIGQAMGARDIAQARKVMGTSASFFGGLSAVIAVLGWFLAPHLLTAMGTPAASQTLAEAYLRVIFLAMPTLYLFAFVSAALRGTGDARTPFRFLLLSVLLDIVFNPLLLFGIGPFPALGIAGAAWATLIAQVVALVGLLVYLRRRRHILWLGRRDLHLFRIDTTILRALIVKGVPMGLQMVMISLAMIAMLSLVNGFGTDTAAAYGAALQLWNYVQMPAMAVGAACSSMAAQNVGAGLWARVDATARTGIAANFLMTGLLIAPLILFDRWTLSLFLPEGSATLEIARHLNHIAIWSFLLFGVSFVVSGVVRATGAVIPPLLILAFSLWGVRVPLANALLPHLGADAVWWSFPISSTCSMLLSLAYYRWGGWRKARMLATPTHPSALAAAAEVPAHPASPVADTAPIAGAPQPRQN; the protein is encoded by the coding sequence ATGCCCAAATCCGCTGTTCTGACCGAAGGCCCGATCGGCAAGAACCTGCTGTTGTTCGCGTTGCCGATCATGGCCGGCAATATCGCGCAGTCGCTCAACGGTTCGGTCAATGCCATCTGGATCGGCCGCTATCTGGGCGAAGAGGCGCTGACGGCCGCCGCCAACGCCAACAGCATCATGTTCTTCCTGATCGGTTCCGTATTCGGCATCGGCATGGCGTCCACCATCCTGATCGGCCAGGCCATGGGGGCACGCGATATCGCCCAGGCGCGCAAGGTGATGGGAACCAGCGCGAGTTTCTTTGGCGGTCTGTCGGCGGTGATCGCCGTGCTGGGCTGGTTCCTGGCGCCGCATCTGCTCACCGCGATGGGCACGCCGGCCGCCTCGCAGACGCTGGCCGAAGCGTATCTGCGGGTGATCTTCCTGGCGATGCCCACGCTGTATCTGTTCGCGTTTGTGTCGGCGGCGCTGCGCGGCACCGGCGATGCGCGCACGCCGTTCCGTTTCCTGTTGCTGTCGGTGCTGCTGGATATCGTCTTCAACCCGCTGCTGCTGTTCGGCATCGGCCCATTTCCGGCGCTAGGCATCGCCGGCGCGGCCTGGGCCACGCTGATCGCGCAGGTGGTCGCGCTGGTCGGGCTGCTGGTGTATCTGCGCCGGAGGCGCCACATCCTGTGGCTGGGGCGGCGCGACCTGCACCTGTTCCGCATCGACACCACCATCCTGCGTGCGCTCATCGTCAAGGGCGTGCCGATGGGGCTGCAGATGGTGATGATCTCGCTGGCGATGATCGCGATGCTGTCGCTGGTCAACGGCTTCGGCACCGACACCGCTGCCGCGTACGGCGCAGCGCTGCAGTTGTGGAATTACGTGCAGATGCCGGCGATGGCGGTGGGTGCGGCCTGCTCGTCGATGGCTGCGCAGAACGTGGGCGCCGGCCTGTGGGCGCGCGTGGATGCCACCGCTCGCACCGGGATCGCCGCCAACTTTTTGATGACCGGCCTGCTGATCGCGCCGCTGATCCTGTTCGACCGCTGGACCCTGTCGCTGTTCCTGCCCGAGGGCAGCGCCACCTTGGAGATCGCGCGCCATCTCAACCACATCGCCATCTGGTCGTTCCTGCTGTTCGGGGTCAGCTTCGTGGTGTCGGGCGTGGTGCGCGCCACCGGCGCGGTGATCCCGCCGCTGTTGATCCTGGCGTTTTCGCTGTGGGGCGTGCGGGTACCGCTGGCCAATGCCCTGCTGCCGCATCTGGGCGCCGATGCAGTGTGGTGGAGCTTCCCGATCAGTTCCACCTGCTCGATGTTGCTGTCGCTGGCGTATTACCGCTGGGGCGGCTGGCGCAAGGCACGCATGCTGGCGACTCCAACCCACCCGTCCGCGCTGGCCGCCGCCGCCGAAGTGCCGGCGCATCCGGCTTCGCCGGTCGCCGACACCGCGCCCATCGCAGGTGCGCCGCAGCCCCGCCAGAACTGA
- the mutS gene encoding DNA mismatch repair protein MutS — MKQFFAAKSDYPDLLLFFRMGDFYELFYDDARKAARLLDITLTQRGSSGGAPIPMAGVPVHAYEGYLARLVALGESVAICEQIGDPALAKGLVERKVVRIVTPGTVTDEALLDERRDTLLMAISRSKQGYGLAWADLAGGRFLVNEVDSVDALEAEIARLEPAELLVPDEDNWPDFLRGRIGARRRPPWLFDADSGRRQLLAFFKLHDLSGFGIDDKPCATAAAGALLGYVEETQKQRLPHLTSIAMEVASEAISMNAATRRHLELDTRVDGDTRNTLLGVLDSTVTPMGGRLLRRWLHRPLRLRDVLVQRHHAVASLIDSGADADVREAFRALGDLERILTRVALRSARPRDFSTLRDGLALLPKVRAILAPLDSPRLQTLFAELGEHDATAHLLVGAVAEQPPLKLSDGGVIASGYDAELDELRRLSTNADQFLIDLEQRERASSGIATLKVGYNRVHGYYIEISKGQADKAPLHYSRRQTLTNAERYITEELKSFEDKVLSARERSLSREKLLYEGLLDALGHELEGLKRCASALSELDVLAAFAERAQALDWAQPELESAPCLRIERGRHPVVEAVRDHPFEPNDLDLHSDRRMLVITGPNMGGKSTYMRQNALIVLLAHIGSFVPASRAVIGPIDRILTRIGAGDDLARGQSTFMVEMAETSYILHHATPRSLVLMDEIGRGTSTYDGLALADAVARHLAHSNRCYTLFATHYFELTALADESHAGGASGIANVHLDAVEHGERLVFMHAVKDGPANRSFGLQVAALAGLPKAAVTQARRRLAELEQRGGESHSAQMAPAALDAPQQFGLFTAPSSAAQEALQALDPDELTPKQALEALYRLKALL; from the coding sequence ATGAAGCAGTTCTTCGCCGCCAAGTCGGACTACCCCGACCTGCTGCTGTTCTTCCGCATGGGCGATTTCTACGAGCTGTTCTACGACGATGCGCGCAAGGCGGCGCGCCTGCTCGACATCACCCTGACCCAGCGCGGCAGCTCCGGCGGTGCGCCGATCCCGATGGCCGGGGTGCCGGTGCATGCCTACGAGGGCTATCTGGCGCGGCTGGTGGCGTTGGGCGAGTCGGTGGCGATCTGCGAGCAGATCGGCGACCCGGCGCTGGCCAAGGGCCTGGTCGAGCGCAAGGTGGTGCGCATCGTCACCCCGGGCACGGTTACCGACGAGGCGCTGCTGGACGAACGCCGCGACACCTTGCTGATGGCGATCTCGCGCAGCAAGCAAGGCTACGGCCTGGCCTGGGCCGATCTGGCCGGCGGCCGGTTCCTGGTCAACGAGGTGGATAGCGTCGATGCGCTGGAAGCGGAAATCGCGCGCCTGGAGCCGGCCGAACTGCTGGTGCCGGACGAAGACAACTGGCCGGACTTCCTGCGCGGGCGCATCGGCGCGCGGCGGCGGCCGCCGTGGTTGTTCGATGCCGACAGCGGGCGGCGTCAGCTGCTGGCGTTCTTCAAACTGCACGATCTGTCCGGCTTCGGCATCGACGACAAACCCTGCGCCACGGCCGCCGCCGGCGCATTGCTCGGTTACGTCGAAGAAACCCAGAAGCAACGCCTGCCGCATCTGACCTCGATCGCGATGGAGGTGGCCAGCGAGGCGATCTCGATGAACGCGGCCACGCGCCGGCATCTGGAGCTGGACACGCGCGTGGATGGCGACACCCGCAACACCTTGCTCGGTGTGCTGGACAGCACGGTCACGCCGATGGGTGGGCGCTTGCTGCGCCGTTGGCTGCATCGCCCGCTGCGCCTGCGCGATGTGCTTGTGCAGCGCCATCACGCAGTGGCGAGCCTGATCGATTCCGGTGCCGATGCCGACGTGCGCGAGGCGTTCCGTGCACTCGGCGATCTGGAACGCATTCTCACCCGCGTGGCGCTGCGCTCGGCGCGGCCACGCGACTTCTCTACCCTGCGCGACGGTCTGGCACTGTTGCCGAAGGTGCGCGCCATCCTGGCGCCACTGGATTCGCCGCGCCTGCAGACCTTGTTCGCCGAACTCGGCGAACACGATGCCACCGCGCATCTGCTGGTCGGCGCCGTGGCCGAACAACCACCGCTCAAGCTCAGCGATGGCGGCGTCATCGCGTCAGGCTACGACGCCGAGCTGGACGAGCTGCGCCGCCTGTCCACCAACGCCGATCAATTCCTGATCGACCTGGAACAACGCGAACGCGCCAGCAGCGGTATCGCCACGCTCAAGGTCGGCTACAACCGCGTGCATGGCTATTACATCGAAATCAGCAAGGGCCAGGCCGATAAGGCACCGCTGCACTACAGCCGCCGCCAGACCCTGACCAATGCCGAGCGCTACATCACCGAGGAACTCAAGAGTTTCGAAGACAAGGTGCTATCGGCACGCGAGCGTTCGCTGTCGCGCGAAAAACTGCTGTACGAAGGCCTGCTCGACGCGCTGGGCCACGAGCTGGAAGGCCTCAAGCGTTGCGCGAGTGCATTGAGCGAACTGGATGTGCTGGCCGCCTTCGCCGAGCGCGCGCAGGCGCTGGACTGGGCGCAGCCGGAACTGGAGAGTGCCCCCTGCCTGCGCATCGAACGCGGCCGCCACCCGGTGGTGGAAGCGGTGCGCGACCACCCCTTCGAACCCAACGATCTGGACCTGCACAGCGACCGCCGCATGCTGGTGATCACCGGCCCGAACATGGGCGGTAAATCGACCTACATGCGCCAGAACGCCTTGATCGTGCTGCTGGCGCATATCGGCAGCTTCGTGCCGGCCAGCCGCGCGGTGATCGGGCCGATCGACCGCATCCTCACCCGTATCGGTGCCGGCGACGACCTGGCGCGCGGGCAATCCACCTTCATGGTGGAGATGGCCGAAACCAGCTACATCCTGCATCACGCCACACCACGGTCGCTGGTGTTGATGGACGAGATCGGCCGCGGCACCTCGACCTACGACGGCCTTGCATTGGCGGACGCCGTCGCGCGCCATCTGGCGCACAGCAATCGCTGCTACACGCTGTTTGCCACGCACTATTTCGAGCTCACCGCGCTGGCCGACGAATCGCATGCCGGCGGCGCCAGCGGCATCGCCAATGTGCACCTGGATGCGGTGGAACACGGCGAGCGCCTGGTGTTCATGCACGCGGTAAAGGATGGCCCGGCCAATCGCAGCTTCGGCCTGCAGGTGGCCGCGCTGGCCGGCTTGCCCAAGGCAGCGGTGACCCAGGCACGTCGCCGGCTGGCCGAGCTCGAACAACGCGGAGGCGAAAGCCATAGCGCGCAGATGGCGCCGGCGGCACTGGATGCGCCGCAACAGTTCGGGCTGTTCACTGCGCCTTCGTCCGCGGCGCAGGAAGCGTTGCAGGCACTGGACCCGGACGAGCTCACGCCCAAGCAGGCGCTGGAAGCGCTGTATCGGTTGAAGGCGTTGCTTTGA
- a CDS encoding 2-isopropylmalate synthase: MNTTVSNQTPRIRIFDTTLRDGEQSPGCSMTPQQKLVMARALDELGVDIIETGFPASSHSDREAVAMMGRELRRPTLAVLSRCLQTDIETSAKALESAANPRLHVFLSTSPLHREHKLRMSREQVLESVHKHVTLARGYIDDIEFSAEDATRTEEDFLVEVTRVAIAAGATTINLPDTVGFTTPEEIRGMFSRLIASVEGADKVIFSAHCHNDLGLAVANSLAAIEGGARQVECTINGIGERAGNCALEEITMALKVRDAFYNIDSAINTPRIVSTSQLLQRLVGMPVQRNKAVVGGNAFAHESGIHQHGMLRHRGTYEIMRPEDVGWESSQMVLGRHSGRAAVEQRLRALGYLLEEEEVKLVFEQFKALCEKQRVVTDADLQALMQDATVQEGYRLASMTISDVGSRANALVELSDPEGNRVAETAQGNGPVDALFGALASATGVKLELDSYQVHSVGIGADARGEASLSVRHDGVEYEGTGTSKDIIEASALAWLDVANRLLRQRERGVVAGKTAAVA; encoded by the coding sequence GTGAACACGACCGTATCCAACCAGACCCCGCGTATCCGAATTTTCGACACCACCCTGCGCGACGGCGAGCAATCCCCCGGCTGCAGCATGACGCCCCAGCAAAAGCTGGTGATGGCGCGCGCACTGGATGAACTCGGCGTGGACATCATCGAAACCGGCTTCCCGGCCAGCTCGCACTCCGACCGCGAAGCGGTCGCCATGATGGGACGCGAGTTGCGCCGGCCGACACTGGCTGTGCTGTCGCGCTGCCTGCAGACCGATATCGAGACTTCGGCCAAGGCACTGGAATCAGCGGCCAATCCGCGGTTGCACGTCTTCCTGTCCACCAGTCCGCTGCATCGCGAGCACAAGCTGCGCATGAGCCGTGAGCAGGTGCTGGAATCGGTGCACAAGCACGTGACCCTGGCACGCGGCTATATCGACGACATCGAATTCTCCGCCGAAGATGCGACCCGGACCGAGGAAGATTTCCTGGTCGAGGTCACGCGTGTGGCGATCGCCGCCGGCGCTACCACGATCAACCTGCCCGACACGGTGGGCTTCACCACGCCGGAAGAGATCCGCGGCATGTTCTCGCGCTTGATCGCCAGCGTCGAAGGCGCCGACAAAGTGATCTTCAGCGCGCACTGCCACAACGATCTGGGCCTGGCGGTGGCCAACTCGCTGGCGGCCATCGAAGGCGGTGCACGCCAGGTGGAATGCACCATCAACGGCATCGGCGAGCGCGCCGGCAATTGCGCGCTGGAAGAGATCACCATGGCACTGAAGGTGCGTGATGCGTTCTACAACATCGATTCGGCGATCAACACGCCACGCATCGTCTCCACCTCGCAGTTGTTGCAGCGCCTGGTCGGCATGCCGGTGCAGCGCAACAAAGCGGTGGTCGGCGGCAATGCGTTCGCGCACGAATCGGGCATTCACCAACACGGCATGCTGCGCCACCGCGGCACCTACGAAATCATGCGTCCGGAAGATGTGGGCTGGGAATCGTCGCAGATGGTGCTGGGCCGCCACAGCGGCCGCGCCGCGGTCGAGCAGCGCCTGCGTGCACTGGGCTACCTGCTGGAAGAAGAGGAGGTCAAGCTGGTATTCGAGCAGTTCAAGGCACTGTGCGAGAAGCAGCGCGTTGTGACCGATGCGGATCTGCAGGCGTTGATGCAGGACGCCACCGTGCAGGAAGGCTATCGCCTGGCATCGATGACAATCAGCGATGTGGGGAGCCGTGCGAATGCATTGGTGGAGTTGTCCGACCCGGAAGGCAACCGCGTGGCGGAAACCGCACAGGGCAACGGGCCAGTGGACGCGCTATTCGGTGCTTTGGCCTCGGCCACCGGCGTGAAGCTAGAGCTGGACAGCTACCAGGTACACAGCGTGGGCATCGGCGCGGACGCGCGTGGCGAAGCCAGCCTGAGTGTGCGCCACGACGGCGTGGAATACGAAGGCACCGGCACCAGCAAGGACATCATCGAAGCCAGCGCCCTCGCATGGCTGGACGTGGCCAACCGCCTGTTGCGCCAGCGCGAGCGTGGCGTGGTCGCTGGAAAGACCGCTGCGGTGGCGTAG
- a CDS encoding DUF937 domain-containing protein → MTTSASLTDQLAAQLQGPQLQQLASRLGIAPEQAQSAVRTALPLLMGALGRNSQQAGGTDALLGALQRDHAGSPDIGSLLGALLGGSASGAPGNGAGIVAHLFGDKAPQAAAGLGQATGLETGKANQLLQLLAPIVMAYLAKRFLGGNAAASSQLGPALAQEQQRASSNTGVNGVLGSVLDQDGDGKLGLGDVMKLGGSLFGKR, encoded by the coding sequence ATGACCACGTCGGCCTCGTTGACCGATCAACTCGCCGCGCAGTTGCAAGGCCCGCAGTTGCAGCAGCTCGCCAGCCGGCTCGGCATTGCGCCCGAGCAGGCGCAATCGGCGGTGCGGACCGCGCTGCCGCTGTTGATGGGCGCCTTGGGCCGTAACAGCCAGCAGGCCGGCGGCACCGATGCGTTACTGGGCGCCTTGCAGCGCGATCATGCCGGCAGCCCGGACATCGGCAGCCTGCTCGGTGCGTTGCTGGGCGGCTCGGCCAGCGGTGCGCCAGGCAATGGCGCCGGCATCGTGGCGCATCTGTTCGGCGACAAGGCGCCGCAGGCTGCCGCTGGTCTGGGCCAGGCCACCGGCCTGGAAACCGGCAAGGCCAATCAACTGCTGCAGTTGCTGGCGCCCATCGTGATGGCCTATCTGGCCAAGCGCTTCCTCGGCGGCAATGCCGCTGCCAGCAGCCAGCTCGGCCCGGCCCTGGCGCAGGAACAGCAGCGCGCCAGCAGCAACACCGGGGTCAACGGCGTGCTGGGCAGCGTGCTGGATCAGGACGGCGACGGAAAACTTGGACTGGGCGATGTCATGAAACTCGGCGGCAGCCTGTTCGGCAAGCGCTGA
- the katG gene encoding catalase/peroxidase HPI: MTTEAKCPFNHAVVGTGTTNRDWWPNQLRVDLLSQHSNRSNPLGETFNYAEAFKRIDLQALKQELRALMTDSQDWWPADFGHYGPLFVRMAWHSAGTYRVGDGRGGGGRGQQRFAPLNSWPDNVSLDKARRLLWPIKQKYGQAISWADLMILTGNVALESMGFKTFGFAGGREDTWEPDQDLYWGRETKWLGGDDRYSRGSPGVDEAHGVLVKDDDSEVPHTRDLENPLAAVQMGLIYVNPEGPDGKPDPVAAARDIRDTFARMAMNDEETVALIAGGHTFGKTHGAGPADNVGAEPEAGELESQGLGWHNRYGSGKGADTITSGLEVTWTTTPAQWSNDFFDHLFKFEWELSKSPAGAHQWVAKNADAIIPDAHDASRKHRPTMLTTDLALRFDPAYEVISRRFHQQPDQFADAFARAWFKLTHRDMGPRSRYLGADVPAEELLWQDPVPAVDHALVDAQDAAALKQTILASGLTVAQLVSTAWASASTFRGSDKRGGANGARLRLAPQKDWQANQPEQLAKVLATLERIRTDFNAAQSGGKKISLADLIVLAGNAAVEHAAQAAGRQVTVPFAPGRTDASQEQTDVESFAVLEPVADGFRNFAKRRYAVPAEALLIDKAQLLTLTAPELTVLVGGLRVLGANADGSTHGVFTNRPGVLSNDFFANLLDMRTEWKATSGAKELYEGRDRSTGEQRWTGTRVDLVFGSNSILRAVAEVYASTDAQEKFVHDFVAAWTKVMQLDRFDLA, encoded by the coding sequence ATGACAACCGAAGCAAAGTGCCCGTTCAATCACGCCGTCGTCGGGACCGGTACGACCAATCGCGACTGGTGGCCGAACCAGCTGCGCGTGGATCTGCTGAGCCAGCATTCGAACAGGTCCAACCCGCTGGGCGAGACCTTCAACTACGCCGAGGCGTTCAAGCGCATCGATCTGCAGGCGCTCAAGCAGGAACTGCGCGCCCTGATGACCGATTCGCAGGACTGGTGGCCGGCCGACTTCGGCCATTACGGCCCGCTGTTCGTACGCATGGCCTGGCATAGCGCCGGCACCTACCGCGTCGGCGACGGGCGCGGCGGCGGCGGTCGGGGCCAGCAGCGCTTCGCACCGCTCAACAGCTGGCCGGACAATGTCAGCCTGGACAAGGCGCGCCGGCTGCTGTGGCCGATCAAGCAGAAGTACGGCCAGGCCATCTCCTGGGCCGACCTGATGATCCTCACCGGCAACGTCGCGTTGGAAAGCATGGGCTTCAAGACCTTCGGCTTTGCCGGTGGCCGCGAAGACACCTGGGAGCCGGATCAGGACCTGTACTGGGGCCGCGAGACCAAGTGGCTGGGCGGCGACGACCGCTATTCGCGCGGCTCGCCCGGCGTGGACGAGGCGCACGGCGTGCTGGTGAAGGACGACGACAGCGAAGTCCCGCACACCCGCGATCTGGAGAACCCGTTGGCGGCCGTGCAGATGGGCCTGATCTACGTCAATCCGGAAGGCCCGGACGGCAAGCCGGACCCGGTGGCCGCCGCACGCGACATTCGCGACACCTTTGCGCGCATGGCGATGAACGACGAAGAGACCGTGGCCCTGATCGCCGGCGGCCACACCTTCGGCAAGACCCACGGCGCTGGCCCGGCCGATAATGTCGGCGCCGAGCCCGAAGCCGGCGAGCTGGAAAGCCAGGGCCTGGGCTGGCACAACCGCTATGGCAGCGGCAAGGGCGCCGACACCATCACCAGCGGCCTGGAAGTCACCTGGACCACCACCCCGGCGCAGTGGAGCAACGATTTCTTCGACCATCTGTTCAAGTTCGAGTGGGAACTCAGCAAGAGCCCGGCCGGCGCACATCAGTGGGTGGCCAAGAACGCCGACGCCATCATTCCCGACGCGCACGATGCATCCAGGAAGCATCGTCCGACCATGCTGACCACCGATCTGGCGTTGCGCTTCGACCCGGCGTACGAAGTCATCTCGCGTCGCTTCCATCAGCAGCCTGACCAGTTTGCCGATGCCTTCGCGCGCGCCTGGTTCAAGCTCACCCACCGCGACATGGGTCCGCGCTCGCGCTACCTGGGCGCGGACGTGCCGGCCGAAGAACTGCTGTGGCAGGATCCGGTGCCGGCCGTCGATCACGCCCTGGTCGATGCGCAGGATGCCGCCGCGCTCAAGCAGACCATCCTGGCCTCGGGCCTCACCGTGGCACAGCTGGTCTCAACCGCCTGGGCCTCGGCGTCCACCTTCCGTGGCTCGGACAAGCGCGGTGGCGCCAACGGTGCACGCCTGCGCCTGGCGCCGCAGAAGGATTGGCAGGCCAACCAGCCCGAGCAGCTGGCCAAGGTGCTGGCCACGCTGGAACGCATCCGGACCGACTTCAATGCCGCGCAATCGGGTGGAAAGAAGATTTCGCTGGCCGACCTGATCGTGCTGGCCGGTAATGCGGCGGTGGAACACGCCGCGCAGGCAGCGGGCCGGCAGGTGACCGTGCCGTTCGCACCGGGCCGCACCGATGCGTCGCAGGAACAGACCGATGTCGAATCGTTCGCGGTGCTGGAACCGGTGGCCGATGGCTTCCGCAACTTCGCCAAGCGCCGCTACGCGGTACCGGCCGAAGCGCTGCTGATCGACAAGGCGCAACTGCTGACCCTGACCGCGCCGGAACTGACCGTGCTGGTCGGCGGCCTGCGCGTGCTGGGGGCGAACGCCGATGGCTCCACGCATGGCGTGTTCACCAACCGCCCCGGCGTGCTGAGCAACGACTTCTTCGCCAACCTGCTCGACATGCGCACCGAGTGGAAGGCTACCTCCGGCGCCAAGGAGCTGTACGAAGGTCGCGACCGTAGCACCGGCGAGCAGCGCTGGACCGGCACGCGGGTGGACCTGGTGTTCGGCTCCAACTCCATCCTGCGCGCGGTGGCCGAGGTCTATGCCAGCACCGATGCCCAGGAAAAGTTCGTGCACGACTTCGTCGCTGCCTGGACCAAGGTGATGCAGCTGGACCGTTTCGACCTGGCATAA
- the rplS gene encoding 50S ribosomal protein L19, which translates to MSKLNKTILADFEAAQIQRKLPEFNQGDTVVVNVKVKEGNRERVQAYEGVVIGTKNAGLNSAFTVRKISHGFGVERVFQTHSAIIDSVEVKRRGKVRAGKLYYLRGLEGKAARIKEDLAAAAQAKAARQAAAKAE; encoded by the coding sequence ATGAGCAAACTCAACAAGACCATCCTGGCTGACTTCGAAGCCGCCCAGATCCAGCGCAAGCTTCCCGAGTTCAACCAGGGCGACACCGTCGTGGTGAACGTCAAGGTGAAGGAAGGCAACCGCGAGCGCGTGCAGGCCTATGAGGGCGTGGTGATCGGTACCAAGAACGCTGGCCTGAATTCCGCCTTCACCGTGCGCAAGATCTCGCACGGCTTCGGCGTCGAGCGTGTGTTCCAGACCCACAGCGCCATCATCGACTCGGTCGAAGTGAAGCGTCGCGGTAAGGTCCGCGCCGGCAAGCTGTACTACCTGCGTGGTCTGGAAGGCAAGGCTGCCCGCATCAAGGAAGATCTGGCCGCTGCTGCACAGGCCAAGGCCGCTCGCCAGGCTGCTGCCAAGGCCGAGTAA
- a CDS encoding RNA-binding S4 domain-containing protein — protein sequence MNPELEQGTTVRLDVWLWAARFFKTRSLAKNAVDTGKVDVGGQRPKPSRSLRCGEHLRIDRGGEIFEITVAGLSDVRGPAPVAQALYMEGEPSREARAQWRLQRAAERTGYRAPEGKPDKRARRLINALGDIDAL from the coding sequence ATGAATCCGGAGCTGGAACAGGGCACGACGGTCAGGCTGGATGTGTGGCTGTGGGCCGCGCGCTTTTTCAAGACGCGCAGCCTGGCCAAGAACGCGGTCGACACCGGCAAGGTGGACGTGGGTGGCCAGCGCCCCAAACCCTCGCGCAGCCTGCGCTGCGGCGAGCACCTGCGCATCGACCGGGGCGGCGAAATCTTCGAGATCACGGTGGCCGGGCTCAGCGACGTCCGCGGGCCGGCGCCGGTGGCGCAGGCCCTGTACATGGAGGGCGAACCATCGCGCGAGGCGCGCGCGCAGTGGCGGCTGCAACGCGCTGCCGAACGCACCGGTTACCGGGCACCGGAGGGCAAGCCCGACAAGCGCGCACGCCGCTTGATCAACGCCTTGGGCGATATCGACGCGCTATAG
- a CDS encoding threonine dehydratase, with the protein MAVSVADVLAAQARLRKYLSPTPLHYAERFGVWLKLENLQRTGSYKVRGALNALLAGLERGDERPVICASAGNHAQGVAWSAYRLGVQAITVMPHGAPQTKIAGVAHWGATVRQHGNSYDEAFAFARELADQNGYRFLSAFDDPDVIAGQGTVGIELAAHAPDVVIVPIGGGGLASGIALALKSQGVRVVGAQVEGVDSMARAVRGDVREITPVATLADGVKVKIPGFLTRRLCASLLDDVVIVREAELRETLVRLALEEHVIAEGAGALALAAGRRVAGKRKCAVVSGGNIDATVLATLLSEVRPRPPRKPRRRNTERLRNERGVKPPPHPAAVSRPSAVATTPVTAIAVEESSW; encoded by the coding sequence GTGGCCGTCAGCGTGGCCGACGTGTTGGCTGCACAGGCACGCCTGCGCAAGTATCTGTCGCCCACCCCGTTGCACTACGCCGAGCGCTTCGGCGTGTGGCTGAAACTGGAAAACCTGCAGCGCACCGGCTCCTACAAGGTGCGCGGTGCGTTGAACGCGCTGCTGGCAGGCCTGGAACGCGGCGACGAGCGCCCGGTGATCTGCGCCTCGGCCGGCAATCATGCGCAGGGCGTCGCATGGTCGGCCTATCGGCTGGGTGTGCAGGCCATCACGGTGATGCCGCATGGCGCGCCGCAGACCAAGATCGCCGGCGTGGCGCACTGGGGCGCCACTGTGCGCCAGCATGGCAATAGCTACGACGAGGCCTTCGCCTTTGCCCGCGAGCTGGCCGACCAGAATGGCTACCGCTTTCTGTCCGCCTTCGACGACCCGGACGTGATCGCCGGCCAGGGCACGGTCGGGATCGAGCTGGCAGCGCATGCGCCGGACGTGGTGATCGTGCCGATCGGCGGTGGTGGCCTGGCCTCCGGCATTGCGTTGGCGCTGAAGTCGCAGGGCGTGCGTGTGGTGGGCGCGCAGGTGGAAGGCGTGGACTCCATGGCCCGTGCCGTGCGCGGCGATGTGCGCGAGATCACGCCCGTTGCCACGCTCGCCGACGGCGTCAAGGTCAAGATTCCCGGCTTCCTCACCCGCCGCCTGTGCGCGAGCCTGCTGGACGATGTGGTCATCGTGCGCGAGGCCGAATTGCGCGAAACGCTGGTGCGGCTGGCACTGGAAGAACACGTCATTGCCGAGGGCGCCGGTGCCCTCGCCCTGGCCGCTGGTCGCCGCGTCGCGGGCAAACGCAAATGTGCGGTGGTCTCTGGCGGTAATATCGACGCAACCGTTCTGGCCACACTCTTGTCCGAAGTGCGGCCGCGTCCGCCACGCAAACCGCGCCGCCGCAATACCGAGCGGCTGCGCAACGAACGTGGCGTCAAGCCACCGCCACATCCCGCCGCTGTTTCCCGTCCATCCGCAGTCGCTACAACGCCTGTCACCGCCATCGCCGTAGAGGAGTCTTCCTGGTGA